A region of Elusimicrobiota bacterium DNA encodes the following proteins:
- a CDS encoding shikimate dehydrogenase, whose amino-acid sequence MKLGIFGHPIGHTRSPRLFSRLGRLLNKHLSYKAVDVQPADFTATAQRSRKAGWRGASVTIPFKIEAARLADRLTPSAKAIGAVNVLRFEANNRITGHNTDADGLMDALKFAGVVMSGVHVLVFGAGGAARAAGYAAAKGGAKTVRFTNRTSSTAKTCVRDLAPYFPKTSFSAGAPRNADVWINATPLGQNGNPDISPAPKSLRAPGAAVDMVYGKKTAFQRHAERLGARTSDGTAMLVFQALRAYEFWDRPLGPRKRALLAERLIKEIA is encoded by the coding sequence GTGAAATTAGGGATCTTCGGACATCCTATCGGTCATACGCGCTCCCCGCGCTTGTTCTCGCGCCTCGGCAGGTTGCTCAACAAACATCTGTCGTACAAAGCCGTTGATGTTCAGCCCGCCGATTTCACCGCGACCGCGCAGCGGTCGCGAAAAGCAGGCTGGAGAGGCGCCAGCGTGACGATTCCGTTTAAAATCGAGGCCGCGCGGCTCGCCGACCGTTTGACGCCGAGCGCGAAAGCGATCGGCGCCGTCAACGTGCTGCGTTTTGAGGCGAATAATCGAATCACCGGGCACAACACCGACGCCGACGGTTTAATGGACGCATTGAAATTCGCGGGCGTCGTGATGTCCGGCGTACATGTCCTCGTCTTTGGCGCCGGAGGCGCCGCCAGGGCAGCGGGGTATGCCGCGGCCAAAGGCGGGGCCAAAACGGTTCGTTTCACGAACCGAACGTCCTCAACGGCAAAGACATGTGTACGCGACCTGGCGCCCTACTTCCCGAAGACGAGCTTCTCCGCGGGGGCGCCGAGGAACGCCGACGTCTGGATCAACGCCACGCCCTTGGGCCAGAACGGGAATCCTGATATCTCGCCTGCGCCGAAGTCGCTGCGGGCCCCGGGCGCGGCGGTGGATATGGTGTATGGGAAGAAGACGGCTTTCCAACGGCATGCCGAGCGGCTCGGGGCGCGGACATCGGACGGCACGGCGATGCTCGTGTTTCAGGCGCTTCGCGCGTACGAATTCTGGGATCGTCCCCTCGGCCCTCGGAAAAGGGCCCTATTGGCCGAACGGCTTATCAAGGAGATTGCATGA